In Romboutsia lituseburensis, a genomic segment contains:
- the udk gene encoding uridine kinase, which yields MKNKKRPLIIGITGGTGSGKSTVCKAIMENIPEENIATIEQDAYYKDQTHLTFEERLKTNYDHPLSFDNKLLIKHIDDLCEGKSIEKPIYDYELHTRKNDETVTIVAKDIIIVEGIMILEDEELRDKLDIKIYVDTEDDIRILRRIQRDIKERGRTVDSVIEQYLATVKPAHDQFIEPYKKYADIIMPEGGQNEVAIDIVISKIRTQLN from the coding sequence ATGAAAAATAAAAAAAGACCATTAATAATAGGAATCACTGGAGGAACTGGATCTGGTAAAAGTACAGTATGTAAAGCTATAATGGAGAACATTCCAGAAGAAAACATAGCAACAATAGAGCAAGATGCGTACTATAAAGATCAAACGCACTTAACTTTTGAAGAAAGACTAAAAACTAATTATGATCATCCGCTTTCTTTTGATAATAAATTACTTATAAAGCATATAGATGATTTATGTGAAGGTAAGAGTATAGAAAAACCAATATATGATTATGAACTTCATACAAGAAAGAATGATGAAACAGTAACTATAGTTGCTAAAGACATAATAATAGTTGAAGGTATAATGATATTAGAAGATGAAGAGTTAAGAGATAAGTTAGATATAAAAATATATGTTGATACAGAAGATGATATAAGAATACTTAGAAGAATACAAAGAGATATAAAAGAAAGAGGAAGAACTGTAGATTCAGTTATAGAGCAATACTTAGCTACAGTTAAGCCTGCTCATGATCAATTTATAGAGCCATATAAAAAATATGCTGATATAATAATGCCAGAAGGTGGTCAAAATGAAGTTGCAATAGACATAGTTATCAGTAAAATAAGAACACAATTAAATTAA
- a CDS encoding peptidase U32 family protein, with product MHNVELLAPARDLSELKANIESGANAVYIGGEVFGMVSINNLFSREELIEGIEFAHKNNRKVYVVVNILPHDDDFNQIEEYLKSLEFLGVDAIVISDPGMLSIVKNTIPNMEIHLSDQANTTNYISAKFWFEQGIKRVVVSRELSCDEIAQIRAKTPLELDIEVFVHGVMTISYSGRPLLSNFIKGKNAQKEISKKSYRLMEEKRPGEYFPVYEDEKGTFLFNSSDLCMVEYIPELIKSGITSLKIEGRMKDAEYIKRVTKAYRVAIDKFYENPQDWKFNSVWLDELNEISNRQFTSGFYLENPNDEI from the coding sequence ATGCATAATGTAGAATTATTAGCACCTGCTAGAGATTTATCAGAGCTAAAAGCTAATATTGAAAGCGGAGCCAACGCTGTATATATAGGTGGAGAAGTATTTGGAATGGTTTCTATAAATAATCTTTTCTCAAGAGAAGAATTAATAGAAGGTATTGAATTTGCACACAAAAATAATAGGAAGGTTTATGTAGTAGTTAACATACTACCTCATGATGATGATTTTAATCAAATTGAAGAATACTTAAAAAGCTTAGAGTTCTTAGGTGTAGATGCTATAGTAATTTCTGATCCAGGAATGCTTTCTATAGTTAAAAATACTATACCTAATATGGAAATACATTTAAGTGATCAAGCTAACACTACAAACTATATATCTGCTAAGTTTTGGTTTGAACAAGGCATAAAGAGAGTTGTTGTCTCAAGAGAATTATCTTGTGATGAAATTGCTCAAATTAGAGCTAAAACTCCACTTGAATTAGATATAGAAGTTTTTGTGCATGGTGTTATGACTATATCTTACTCTGGAAGACCTTTATTAAGTAATTTTATTAAAGGTAAAAATGCACAAAAAGAAATAAGTAAAAAATCCTATAGACTGATGGAAGAAAAAAGACCAGGAGAATACTTCCCTGTTTATGAAGATGAAAAAGGAACATTCTTATTTAACTCAAGTGACTTATGTATGGTAGAATATATACCAGAACTTATAAAATCAGGCATAACTAGCTTAAAGATTGAAGGAAGAATGAAAGATGCTGAATATATAAAGAGGGTAACTAAAGCTTATAGAGTAGCGATAGATAAATTTTATGAAAATCCTCAAGATTGGAAATTTAATTCTGTGTGGTTAGATGAATTAAATGAAATCAGTAATAGACAATTTACATCAGGATTCTATTTAGAAAATCCAAATGATGAAATATAA
- a CDS encoding O-methyltransferase has protein sequence MSNIVNELVEGYIRNTLTDKEGLLRDLEIYALENNVPIVHKEVSELLKVLLKVQKPKRILEVGCAIGYSSILFASTLGDGVEIITVERNEKMIEKAKENIKLAGLENNITILEGDAEEKLKEVAGEFDMIFLDAAKGQYKLFYDMVIGKLKVDGLLISDNILYKGMVAHDDFVIRRKKTIVKRMRNYLDYICTCNYLDTSLIPIGDGVALSYKKAERGEINA, from the coding sequence ATGAGTAATATAGTAAATGAGTTGGTAGAAGGATATATAAGAAATACATTAACAGATAAAGAAGGTTTACTGAGAGATTTAGAAATATACGCATTAGAAAATAATGTACCTATAGTTCACAAAGAAGTTTCTGAATTATTAAAGGTATTATTAAAAGTACAAAAGCCTAAGAGAATATTAGAGGTAGGATGTGCTATAGGATATTCCTCAATATTATTTGCATCTACTTTAGGAGATGGTGTTGAAATAATTACAGTTGAAAGAAATGAAAAAATGATAGAAAAAGCTAAAGAAAATATAAAATTAGCTGGACTTGAAAACAATATAACTATTTTAGAAGGCGATGCGGAAGAAAAGCTTAAAGAAGTTGCTGGAGAATTTGATATGATATTTTTAGATGCAGCCAAAGGACAATATAAATTATTCTATGATATGGTTATAGGTAAATTAAAGGTTGATGGACTATTAATATCAGATAATATATTATACAAAGGTATGGTAGCACATGATGATTTTGTAATAAGAAGAAAAAAGACTATTGTTAAAAGAATGAGAAATTACTTAGATTATATATGTACATGTAACTATTTAGATACATCACTTATACCAATAGGTGATGGAGTAGCACTTAGCTATAAGAAAGCTGAAAGAGGTGAAATAAATGCATAA